GTCCTCGGCCTGCAACATCGCCATGGCTTCTTCCAGGCCGCGGCGGTTGAGCAGGCCGGTCAGCGTGTCGGTGGCGCTCTTGCGGCGCAGGTCGCGCATCTTGTGGTGCATGGACGCCAGGCCCATCAGCAGTGCGCGCTTGAGCTGGGTCGCCTCGAAGTACCAGGAGCGCACGCCGCGTATGCCGTCGGCGGAATCCAGGTCCTGCATGCGCTTGGCGAAGCCGGCAAGTTCGCCCAGCGGCTTGGCGATCAGCCTGGACAGCAGCCAGAGCGACGCGATGGACAACAGCAGCAGGGGCAGGGTGTTGCGGGCGGTGGCGAGCAGCAGGTCGCTCAGGGGCTGCAGCGTGCCCGCCACCGGTCGCTGTGCGATGAGGCTCCAGCCCGTGCTCGGCACCGGCGCATAGCCGGCCAGCATCTCGCGGCCGTGAGCGTCGACGAAGCGCAATTCTCCCGTCTCGCCGCGCAGCGCGGGCGCCAGCGCCTGCAGTTCGGCCGCCGGCTTGCCCAGCATGCTGCGGTCGCGGTCATAGATCAGTGTGCCGTTGCGGTCCATGACGCGCAGGACCGAGTCGTCGCGGTGGAAGTGCTGGCCCAGCAGGCGGTCCAGCACGTTGTCCTGGTGCAGATACAGCGTGCCGGCGATATAGCCGATGTAGCGCTTGTCGGCCGAGAAGATCGGATGCGTGTAGAGAATGAGCCAGCGGCCGCTGCGGCCCTGGAACGGTTCGCTGATGGTGGGGCGCTGGGTCTGTATCGCGTCCTGCGCGGCCGTGCTGTGCATCTGCCGGCCCAGCAGGTCCGGCACGGAAGCCGAGGCTGACAGCACCTTGCCCTGCGGCGACACGATGAAGCTGGAGTTGAAATGGCCGAGCTGCGTTTCCTGGCGGCGGGTTTCCTCGGCCATCAGTTCCGGATGCGCCTGCATG
The Achromobacter sp. AONIH1 DNA segment above includes these coding regions:
- a CDS encoding diguanylate cyclase: MIRIDLRRLILWISLLSIMLVLAGGLHASYLVQRDLLLHNAQEDNRAYASKLAATTEYFLNDLRRYLAFSAEMLADMQAHPELMAEETRRQETQLGHFNSSFIVSPQGKVLSASASVPDLLGRQMHSTAAQDAIQTQRPTISEPFQGRSGRWLILYTHPIFSADKRYIGYIAGTLYLHQDNVLDRLLGQHFHRDDSVLRVMDRNGTLIYDRDRSMLGKPAAELQALAPALRGETGELRFVDAHGREMLAGYAPVPSTGWSLIAQRPVAGTLQPLSDLLLATARNTLPLLLLSIASLWLLSRLIAKPLGELAGFAKRMQDLDSADGIRGVRSWYFEATQLKRALLMGLASMHHKMRDLRRKSATDTLTGLLNRRGLEEAMAMLQAEDTPVAIVVIDIDHFKNINDRYGHAAGDRALQRLARQMADSARASDTLARAGGEEFVMLLPGVPMAAAVAAAHRLRLKVATSPDPDLSAHPITLSAGVAHYPTHGATLEAVYQRADQALYYAKNHGRNAVAAADDLVRGGLRSTLP